A genomic window from Desulfurellaceae bacterium includes:
- a CDS encoding aldo/keto reductase, whose translation MEYRAFGNTGLQVSAIGIGCWEIGGGYGSIEESQFIEAVQRGLDLGINCFDTAEAYGFGASEKSLAKALGTRRKDAIVVTKFGVGYQEAPNFRDSSHQRVMDSIEKSLTNLDTDYVDVYLVHWPDVNTPFEETMRALDDVVQQGKVRFVGISNFRRQQIETCMQTRRVDVAQYCWNMFDQRMHKEIFPYCHEQQIGVMAYGSLAYGLLTGTFSADMNFESDDWRSRQGRMGGINLFQTLFGPDYFPRNIAAVEELKGMAAGYGKSLPQFALRWTTSNPVVSTALVGCRNKAEVEDNTGALGWEISEVDMAEISAIFARRGVETAPDVWLERE comes from the coding sequence ATGGAATATCGGGCGTTTGGAAACACGGGTCTACAGGTCTCGGCCATTGGCATCGGGTGCTGGGAGATTGGCGGCGGCTACGGCAGTATCGAGGAGAGTCAGTTCATCGAAGCGGTCCAGCGCGGCCTCGACCTCGGCATCAATTGCTTTGACACGGCCGAAGCCTACGGCTTTGGCGCCTCGGAAAAATCGCTGGCCAAGGCGCTCGGCACACGGCGCAAAGACGCCATCGTAGTCACCAAATTCGGGGTCGGCTATCAGGAGGCGCCGAACTTCCGCGACAGCAGCCACCAGCGGGTGATGGATTCTATCGAAAAAAGCCTGACCAACCTCGACACCGACTACGTTGACGTCTATTTGGTCCACTGGCCGGACGTGAACACCCCGTTTGAGGAGACCATGCGCGCGCTCGACGATGTGGTCCAGCAGGGCAAGGTCCGCTTTGTCGGCATCTCCAACTTCCGGCGCCAGCAGATCGAGACCTGCATGCAGACCCGCCGGGTCGATGTGGCCCAGTACTGCTGGAATATGTTTGACCAGCGCATGCACAAAGAGATCTTTCCCTACTGTCATGAGCAGCAGATCGGGGTCATGGCCTACGGCTCCCTGGCCTACGGGCTGCTGACCGGGACCTTCAGCGCGGATATGAACTTTGAGTCGGACGACTGGCGTTCCCGCCAGGGCCGGATGGGTGGCATCAATCTGTTCCAGACCCTGTTCGGGCCCGACTACTTCCCCCGCAATATCGCTGCGGTTGAAGAACTCAAAGGCATGGCCGCCGGCTATGGCAAAAGCCTGCCGCAGTTTGCCCTGCGCTGGACAACGTCCAACCCGGTGGTCAGCACCGCCCTGGTCGGCTGCCGCAACAAGGCCGAGGTCGAGGACAATACCGGCGCCCTGGGCTGGGAGATTTCAGAGGTGGATATGGCGGAGATCAGCGCCATCTTTGCCCGACGCGGGGTTGAGACCGCGCCGGATGTGTGGTTAGAGCGGGAGTGA